The Triticum aestivum cultivar Chinese Spring chromosome 7B, IWGSC CS RefSeq v2.1, whole genome shotgun sequence genome window below encodes:
- the LOC123162008 gene encoding 50S ribosomal protein L35, chloroplastic yields the protein MAMSLSLARLALPPVLQALPGRRLAHSALAFPANSFFGAPLAVAAAGAAALSPAAPLPRPLAVVAAGKGYKMKTHKASAKRFRVTGTGKIVRRCAGKQHLLSKKNAKRRKRLSKMVQVNKSDYSNVMGALPYLKVNKKAG from the exons atggcCATGTCGCTCTCCCTCGCGCGCCTGGCCCTGCCTCCGGTCCTCCAGGCCCTCCCCGGCAGGAGGCTGGCCCACTCCGCCCTCGCCTTCCCGGCCAACTCATTCTTCGGCGCGCCGCTGGCcgtggccgccgccggcgccgccgcgctcTCCCCGGCGGCCCCGCTCCCGCGCCCCCTCGCCGTAGTCGCCGCCGGGAAGGGGTACAAGATGAAGACGCACAAG gcgTCGGCGAAGCGGTTCAGGGTGACGGGGACCGGGAAGATCGTGCGGCGCTGCGCCGGGAAGCAGCATCTGCTCAGCAAGAAGAACGCCAAGCGCCGGAAGAGGCTCTCCAAGATG GTCCAAGTTAACAAGAGCGACTACAGCAACGTGATGGGTGCGCTGCCCTACCTCAAAGTGAACAAGAAAGCAGGCTGA